The following proteins come from a genomic window of Miscanthus floridulus cultivar M001 chromosome 2, ASM1932011v1, whole genome shotgun sequence:
- the LOC136536471 gene encoding uncharacterized protein → MVWEVSGTSWPTLTRNNYGEWAVTMKVKLRTRRLWNAIDKGTDNEEDDMSALEAILAVVPVEYGEPLEVKNSAKEAWEAIAAMRVSSDHAKKALAQLLKQKYATLKFKDGESVEDFSLHLQSLIIKLRSHGISIDEEEAVSKYLHSMPMKNI, encoded by the coding sequence ATGGTATGGGAGGTcagtggcaccagttggccgacgctgactcgcaacAACTATggtgagtgggcggtgaccatgaaggtcaagctcagaacccgacggctctggaatgccattgacaagggcaccgacaacgaagaagacgacatgtcagcattggaggctatcctcgctgttgTGCCAGTGGAGTATGGGGAGCCGTTGGAGGTGAAGAACTCTGCTaaagaggcgtgggaggccattgcagcgatgcgcgtcaGCTCCGACCATGCAAAAAAGGCATTGGCCCAGCTGCTAAAGCAGAAGTATGCCACCCTCAAGTTtaaggatggtgagtcggtggaggacttctcccttcaTCTACAGTCGCTCATCATCAAGCTAAGGAGCCATGGCATCagcatcgacgaagaagaggcggtctccaagtacctccactccatgccgaTGAAGAACATCTAG
- the LOC136536472 gene encoding uncharacterized protein, whose product MIMERPGYDEMIPQEVLSKLKHQEHLDEDAINTHDQNPNVMGYNKSAALKAIQQHEGQGLSQEKKKKVKDDSSSEEEDSDAELAFVIINLTKFMKNKSNYKTYGDGKKRYKKRFCYGCGQTDHFIANCPNEKKKHMHDKDKDKKNKGKKRGEAYLGEE is encoded by the coding sequence atgatcatggaaaggcccggttatgatgagatgataccccaagaagttctttcaaaactcaagcatcaagagcatctagatgaagatgcaatcaatacTCATGATCAAAATCCTAATGTaatgggatacaacaagagtgcagcccttaaagcaatccaacaacatgaaggtcaaggtttaagtcaagagaagaagaagaaagtgaaggatgactcctcaagtgaagaagaagattccgatgcggagCTTGCATTTGTGATTATAAATCTTACAAAGTTTATGAAgaataagagcaactacaagacctatggtgatggaaagaagaggtacaagaagaggttttgctatggatgtggtcaaactgATCACTTCATAGCCAATTGccctaatgagaagaagaagcatatgCACGATaaggataaagacaagaagaacaaaggcaagaagagaggtgaagcttaTCTTGGTGAAGAGTGA